The segment CACACAGTGGAGAACCCAGTAAGTGGCTTTTGTTTGAATGCACTGAGTTGCCAttctttccctccatcctccCCAGATCGGACGGACCGGAGTCGCGGATGTCCTCTGCAGCAGCTGGCCGAGCCATGGCGACAACTCCCGCCGGGGCTTTCGAGGCCCTCATGGATGGAGTGACAAGCTGGAATGTCCCCAAAGACCCCGTCCCTAGTGAACTTCTTCTGATTGGAGAGGCCGCCTTCCCGGTGATGGTGAATGACAAGGGCCAGGTCCTCATTGCCGCCTCCTTCTATGGCCAAGGCCGCCTGGTGGTGGTGTCCCATGAGGGCTACCTGCTGGACGCTGGCCTGGCTCCGTTTCTCCGTAATGCAGTGGGCTGGCTCTGTCCCTCGCCTGGGGCTCCCATTGGAGTGCACCCATCACTGGCCTCACTAGTAAGTATCCTGCAGGGCCGTGGGGTTCAGGCACACATTCAGCCAGAACTGGGGGCCACCTTGGGGGTTTACTGCATCAGTGCCTACCAGGACAAGATGACTGCAGAGCTGATCCAGTTTGTGAAACGTGGAGGCGGCTTGCTCATCGGGGGCCAAGCCTGGTATTGGGCCAGTCAGCACGGTCATGACGACATGCTGTCCAGGTTCCCCGG is part of the Suricata suricatta isolate VVHF042 unplaced genomic scaffold, meerkat_22Aug2017_6uvM2_HiC HiC_scaffold_9160, whole genome shotgun sequence genome and harbors:
- the LOC115285346 gene encoding TRPM8 channel-associated factor 2-like, coding for MSSAAAGRAMATTPAGAFEALMDGVTSWNVPKDPVPSELLLIGEAAFPVMVNDKGQVLIAASFYGQGRLVVVSHEGYLLDAGLAPFLRNAVGWLCPSPGAPIGVHPSLASLVSILQGRGVQAHIQPELGATLGVYCISAYQDKMTAELIQFVKRGGGLLIGGQAWYWASQHGHDDMLSRFPGNQVTSVAGVYFTDIYGDRGRFKVSKKVPKIPLHVR